From the Manis javanica isolate MJ-LG chromosome 11, MJ_LKY, whole genome shotgun sequence genome, one window contains:
- the IFITM5 gene encoding interferon-induced transmembrane protein 5, producing the protein MDTAYPREDPRAPAPRKPEGVAPSALPPGAPGPPPRDHLIWSVFSTLYLNLCCLGFLALAYSIKARDQKVAGDLEAARRFGSKAKCYNILATMWALVPPLLLLALVVTGALHLSRLAKDSAAFFSTKFDDSDYD; encoded by the exons ATGGACACCGCGTACCCCCGCGAGGACCCCCGGGCGCCCGCGCCGCGCAAGCCCGAGGGCGTGGCCCCCTCGGCCCTCCCGCCGGGGGCGCCGGGCCCCCCGCCTCGGGACCACTTGATCTGGTCGGTGTTCAGCACCCTCTACCTGAACCTGTGCTGCCTCGGCTTTCTGGCGCTGGCCTACTCCATCAAG GCCCGAGACCAGAAGGTGGCCGGAGATTTGGAGGCAGCCCGGCGCTTCGGCTCCAAAGCCAAGTGCTACAACATCTTGGCCACCATGTGGGCATTGGTGCCACCCCTGCTGCTCCTGGCGCTGGTGGTGACCGGTGCCCTGCACCTGTCTCGGCTGGCCAAGGACTCTGCCGCCTTCTTCAGCACCAAGTTTGATGACTCAGACTACGACTGA